A portion of the Micromonospora vinacea genome contains these proteins:
- a CDS encoding phage tail protein, with protein MPTTATPQPGAPVDPYRAYNFRLLINGVTNGHFTEMTGLEVNIPGQPYREHGLGRMRMVPGQAEYEPVTLHFGLTASRELWDWVNATAQGTLNRRNVSVVLLDSVGTAEVLRWNLIDAWPTRWRGAHLNTLSHEIAIASLTLRYEGLELETGGATAPTPA; from the coding sequence ATGCCCACCACCGCCACCCCGCAACCAGGGGCCCCGGTCGACCCGTACCGGGCGTACAACTTCCGGCTGCTCATCAACGGCGTCACCAACGGCCACTTCACCGAGATGACCGGCCTGGAGGTGAACATCCCCGGGCAGCCGTACCGGGAGCACGGCCTGGGTCGGATGCGGATGGTGCCCGGTCAGGCCGAGTACGAGCCGGTGACGCTGCACTTCGGCCTCACCGCCTCCCGCGAGTTGTGGGACTGGGTGAACGCCACCGCCCAGGGCACCCTCAACCGTCGCAACGTCTCAGTGGTGCTGCTCGACTCTGTCGGCACCGCCGAGGTGCTGCGCTGGAACCTGATCGACGCCTGGCCGACCCGGTGGCGCGGCGCGCACCTCAACACCCTCAGCCACGAGATCGCCATCGCCTCGCTGACCCTGCGCTACGAGGGCCTGGAGCTGGAGACCGGCGGTGCCACCGCGCCGACGCCCGCGTAG
- a CDS encoding CIS tube protein gives MERVAFLIDSSGERVDCLLNPETVQVTRLAGVRQRGAGGGQLTGAGLADDPLVFTGGGRTELVLDLLFDVDFVEAQLRPADVRVLTRPLWMLAENSTAEHGWLRPPLVRLVWGKTWNVPGVIIAVAERFDAFTGTGSPRRSWLRLKLIRAAETADQAEAGFAEELAAASTPTAAPGSAVIAAGDGAAEPGRSGVRFDLLANDALGSPLRWRLLAEHNRITDPLAVPAGTTLAVPPAAGTGGGSTIGGAVTGLARAVAGAVGAGASSVGASIAGTPRDAAVGPTASGFGNPGGTP, from the coding sequence ATGGAACGCGTCGCCTTCCTCATCGACTCCTCCGGCGAGAGGGTGGACTGCCTGCTCAACCCGGAGACCGTTCAGGTGACCCGGCTCGCCGGCGTACGCCAACGCGGTGCCGGTGGCGGGCAGCTCACCGGGGCCGGCCTGGCCGACGACCCGCTGGTCTTCACCGGCGGTGGCCGCACCGAACTGGTGCTCGACCTGCTCTTCGATGTCGACTTCGTGGAGGCGCAACTGCGTCCGGCCGACGTCCGGGTGCTCACCCGTCCATTGTGGATGTTGGCGGAGAACTCCACCGCCGAGCACGGTTGGCTGCGACCGCCGCTGGTCCGGTTGGTCTGGGGCAAGACCTGGAACGTGCCCGGTGTGATCATCGCGGTGGCGGAACGGTTCGACGCGTTCACCGGCACCGGGTCGCCGCGACGGTCCTGGCTGCGGCTCAAACTGATCCGCGCGGCAGAGACGGCCGATCAGGCCGAGGCCGGCTTCGCCGAGGAGTTGGCCGCCGCGAGCACACCGACCGCCGCGCCGGGCAGCGCGGTGATCGCCGCCGGTGACGGGGCGGCCGAGCCGGGTCGTTCGGGTGTGCGCTTCGACCTGCTGGCCAACGACGCGCTCGGCTCGCCGCTGCGGTGGCGACTGCTGGCCGAACACAACCGGATCACCGATCCCCTCGCCGTGCCGGCCGGCACCACCCTCGCCGTCCCACCGGCTGCCGGCACCGGCGGCGGGTCGACCATCGGCGGAGCGGTGACCGGGCTGGCGCGGGCGGTGGCCGGTGCAGTGGGCGCGGGAGCGTCGTCCGTGGGCGCCTCGATCGCCGGCACGCCGCGGGACGCGGCCGTCGGCCCGACCGCGAGTGGTTTCGGAAACCCCGGCGGTACGCCGTGA